The Saccopteryx leptura isolate mSacLep1 chromosome 2, mSacLep1_pri_phased_curated, whole genome shotgun sequence genome has a window encoding:
- the ZNF652 gene encoding zinc finger protein 652: MSHTASACQELVENCAVHAAGMAQEDSRRGQVPSTFYHGANQELDLSTKVYKRESGSPYSVLVDTKMSKPHLHETEEQPYFRETRAVSDVHAVKEDRENSDDTEEEEEEEVSYKREQIIVEVNLNNQTLNVSKGEKGVSSQSKETPVLKTSSEEEEEEEEGEEEATDDSNDYGENERQKKKKIVEKVSVAQRRTRRAASVAAATTSPTPRTTRGRRKSVEPPKRKKRAAKEPKAPVQRAKCEEKETLTCEKCPRVFNTRWYLEKHMNVTHRRMQICDKCGKKFVLESELSLHQQTDCEKNIQCVSCNKSFKKLWSLHEHIKIVHGYAEKKFSCEICEKKFYTMAHVRKHMVAHTKDMPFTCETCGKSFKRSMSLKVHSLQHSGEKPFRCENCDERFQYKYQLRSHMSIHIGHKQFMCQWCGKDFNMKQYFDEHMKTHTGEKPFICEICGKSFTSRPNMKRHRRTHTGEKPYPCDVCGQRFRFSNMLKAHKEKCFRVTSPVNVPPAVQIPLTTSPAAPVPSVVNTPTAPAPPINMSPVSTLPPRPVPHPFSHLHIHPHPHHPHHLPIPPVPHLPPPPALFKSEPLNHRGQGEDNFLRHLAEKNSSAQHH; the protein is encoded by the exons ATGAGCCACACAGCCAGTGCCTGCCAGGAGCTGGTTGAAAACTGTGCTGTGCATGCAGCAGGGATGGCACAGGAAGACAGCCGTCGTGGTCAAGTGCCATCTACCTTTTATCATGGTGCCAACCAAGAACTCGATCTGTCCACCAAAGTGTACAAGAGGGAATCGGGAAGTCCTTATTCTGTGTTAGTGGACACCAAGATGAGCAAACCGCATCTCCATGAAACAGAAGAACAGCCATATTTCAGGGAGACAAGGGCCGTGTCTGACGTGCATGCTGTTAAGGAAGACCGGGAGAATTCCGATGacacggaggaggaggaggaggaagaagtctCTTACAAAAGGGAGCAGATCATAGTGGAGGTAAACCTTAATAATCAAACATTAAATGTATCTAAAGGGGAAAAGGGTGTCTCTTCTCAGTCCAAAGAGACTCCTGTTCTTAAGACAAgcagtgaggaggaagaggaagaggaagagggtgaggaagaggccacagatgACAGCAACGACTACGGAGAGAACGAaaggcagaagaagaagaagatagtgGAGAAGGTCAGCGTTGCACAGAGGAGAACGAGGAGAGCTGCCTCTGTTGCCGCAGCTACCACGTCCCCCACTCCCAGAACTACACGAGGTCGTAGGAAGAGTGTAGAGCCACCTAAGCGTAAGAAGCGGGCCGCAAAGGAGCCCAAAGCGCCAGTCCAGAGAGCTAAGTGTGAAGAGAAAGAGACTCTGACCTGTGAGAAGTGCCCCAGGGTGTTTAATACTCGCTGGTACCTGGAGAAGCACATGAACGTTACTCACAGGCGCATGCAGATTTGTGATAAGTGTGGCAAGAAGTTTGTCCTGGAAAGTGAGCTGTCCCTTCACCAGCAAACAGactgtgaaaaaaatattcag TGTGTTTCCTGTAACAAATCATTCAAGAAACTCTGGTCTCTTCATGAACATATCAAGATTGTCCATGGATATGCAGAAAAGAAATTTTCCTGTGAAATTTGTGAGAAGAAATTCTATACCATGGCTCATGTGCGGAAACACATGGTTG CACACACGAAAGACATGCCTTTTACATGTGAAACCTGTGGGAAATCATTTAAACGCAGTATGTCACTCAAGGTGCATTCCTTGCAACATTCAGGAGAGAAGCCCTTCAGGTGTGAG AACTGCGACGAAAGGTTCCAGTACAAGTACCAGCTGCGCTCCCACATGAGCATCCACATCGGGCACAAGCAGTTCATGTGCCAGTGGTGCGGCAAGGACTTCAACATGAAGCAGTACTTCGACGAGCacatgaaaacacacactg GAGAGAAACCCTTTATCTGTGAAATCTGCGGCAAGAGCTTCACCAGCCGCCCCAACATGAAGAGGCACCGCAGAACTCACACAGGCGAGAAGCCCTACCCGTGCGACGTGTGTGGCCAGCGGTTCCGCTTCTCCAACATGCTCAAGGCGCACAAGGAGAAGTGCTTCCGGGTGACCAGCCCCGTGAACGTGCCGCCTGCTGTCCAGATCCCGCTCACCACCTCCCCCGCCGCCCCAGTCCCGTCCGTGGTGAACACGCCCACAGCCCCAGCCCCTCCAATCAACATGAGTCCTGTGAGCACGCTGCCCCCTCGGCCCGTGCCCCACCCCTTCTCGCACCTCCACATCCACCCGCACCCGCACCATCCGCACCACCTGCCCATCCCTCCAGTCCCgcacctccccccacctccagccctCTTTAAGAGCGAGCCTTTAAATCACAGAGGCCAGGGCGAGGACAACTTTCTGCGGCACCTGGCGGAGAAGAACAGTTCGGCGCAGCATCACTAA